The following coding sequences lie in one Streptococcus suis genomic window:
- a CDS encoding bacteriocin ABC transporter ATP-binding protein, producing the protein MIHLEHIFKKIGQKHILHDFSLHIEQGELVAIVGKSGSGKTTLLNIIGLLDGEYEGNYLLFGHSNVPVNTRTSQKIIREQISYLFQNFALIENESVEYNLLMALKYTRLSKREKEESIKNILEKIGLANTLKQKISELSGGEQQRIAIARALLKPSNLILADEPTGSLDQENRDLILQFLIEMNNRGKTVIIVTHDPYIADKCQRIVRL; encoded by the coding sequence ATGATTCATTTAGAACATATCTTTAAAAAGATTGGTCAAAAACATATCCTACATGATTTTTCCCTCCACATTGAACAAGGTGAATTAGTCGCAATTGTTGGAAAAAGTGGCAGCGGAAAAACAACATTACTAAACATCATTGGCTTGCTTGACGGTGAATACGAAGGAAATTACCTCCTATTTGGTCATTCAAACGTACCTGTAAACACTAGGACATCTCAAAAAATAATTCGGGAACAAATTTCCTATCTATTCCAAAATTTTGCACTAATTGAGAACGAAAGCGTCGAGTATAATCTCCTGATGGCATTGAAATATACCAGATTATCAAAAAGGGAAAAGGAAGAGTCTATAAAAAATATACTAGAAAAAATCGGACTAGCAAACACGCTAAAACAAAAAATTTCCGAGCTATCTGGAGGAGAACAGCAACGAATTGCTATCGCTCGGGCTCTACTCAAACCAAGCAATCTTATCTTGGCAGATGAGCCAACGGGATCATTAGATCAAGAAAATAGGGACTTAATCCTACAATTTCTCATAGAAATGAATAATCGTGGTAAGACAGTGATTATCGTCACACACGATCCATATATTGCCGATAAGTGTCAGCGGATTGTTCGTTTATGA
- a CDS encoding DUF454 domain-containing protein, which produces MQRIFYLVFGFVSLMLGVIGIVLPIVPTTPFLLLAGFCFARSSKRFEKWLRNTKIYQFYVADYVETKSISRKRKKQIIWQIYLLMAISIWLAPILLVKIGLGLLTIFITYYLFWVIPEK; this is translated from the coding sequence ATGCAGAGAATATTCTATCTAGTATTTGGTTTTGTTAGTTTGATGCTTGGTGTCATTGGGATTGTTTTGCCGATAGTTCCGACAACTCCTTTTTTACTTTTAGCTGGTTTTTGCTTTGCGAGAAGTTCAAAAAGGTTTGAAAAATGGCTACGCAATACAAAAATTTATCAATTTTACGTAGCTGATTACGTTGAGACCAAATCCATTTCCCGCAAACGAAAAAAGCAAATCATCTGGCAAATTTACTTACTCATGGCAATTTCTATCTGGCTGGCTCCTATTTTATTGGTCAAAATAGGACTGGGACTATTAACAATCTTCATCACTTACTATTTGTTTTGGGTCATACCGGAGAAATAA